The window GGGAACATCGCGCAATCCACGCCCACGCCTTTAATGCGGCCCATGTGGTGATACGGCGTTCCTAGCCAGGAGCGTGCGATTTCGCGAACACGATCACGAGTGGACTGACTGGACGAAGTGGACGAGGTGGACTGTCCATGAAGTCCACCGTGTCCACTAAGTCCACTGACTCCACTCACAACGCGGTTTCCGGCGCAGGCACATAAGGAAATCTCCCGAAATTTGCAAGATTCGAGAACTTCGCCGTGCACGTCGCCTGCGTCTTATCGCACCCGGGATAGATCGTGAACGTGTCGCCGATTGCCGGCGCTGTCGGCAGCGGCACGAAGAAGTACACCGTCCCGCCGGAGTTTGTGTATGTTCTCACCGCGGCGACGTGGCCGTTGTTTGCGCCTGAGGTGAAGATTAGCTGGCCGTTGTCGAAGTAGCTGTCGGCTTGCGTGAGATTCGTGATCAGCTTGTTGACCGTGCTGCCCGCCTGCACAGTTCCGTTCACGGCGAAGGCGGATTTGTTCAGCGTGCATCCGGCGTCGAAGAGCGTGTGCATGCACGTGGGCTGCAGGATGTTGCGCGGGAGCTGGATGTTCAGGTCTTCGACTTTGCTCTTGCAGGTGAACTTGGCCATCGTGCGCGAGAGCTGATCGAGATCGCCGATGTT is drawn from Terriglobales bacterium and contains these coding sequences:
- a CDS encoding DUF2163 domain-containing protein — its product is MKSATPAFITWLAANTEFIMAELYDLTLADGTALHYIPFDRSLEVGGTTYLSGPPNFRRGAVEEVIGVSKIGTLSLEIHASPSDLIGGVPILQKIARGDFDKAQITVRRLFMDSALNQQGMVIRFVGNIGDLDQLSRTMAKFTCKSKVEDLNIQLPRNILQPTCMHTLFDAGCTLNKSAFAVNGTVQAGSTVNKLITNLTQADSYFDNGQLIFTSGANNGHVAAVRTYTNSGGTVYFFVPLPTAPAIGDTFTIYPGCDKTQATCTAKFSNLANFGRFPYVPAPETAL